The Ignavibacteriales bacterium DNA segment GCACTTGCGTTGAATTGAGTAATAAGTTTAATAACGTTCTCTGGTTAGGATCTACTATAAGCGGGTTTTTCAAATATGATTTGTCAACAGGAAATTTTAAGCAATATAATTTTGATAGCAAAAGCATCAGTTCCCTAAACAATTATATCAATTACATTTTTGAGGATAGTAAAGGAATAGTATGGATTGCAACAGCAAATAGTTTATTAAGATTTGATCCTTCCACTGAAAAAATTGACAGATATGATCAAAAAGATGGACTGCCATCCAATCAAATAAATTCCATTGTTGAAGATCTTGGAGGTAATCTTTGGATAAATACATCCGCCGGATTATCCAAACTGAATAAAAATGTTCCAAAGAATAAATGGAACTTTGTAAATTTTAATGCGCAAGACGGACTTCAAGGATTTACTACAAGCAAAGCATACTGGATAAGCAAAGATGGTGAGATATTTTTAGGAAGCATTGATGGCATTACTTATTTCTATCCCGGAAAAATAAATGAAGTAAAACCGGATGTAGTTATTTACGATATAAAAATTTCTGATGTATCTCTTAAATCAGATTCGGCGGAGGTGAATCTGGAAAAAAGTATAATGAAAACTGATGAACTGGTTCTTTCTTATACTCAGAATAACATCTCATTTGAATTTGCTTCTATTCATTTTTCAAGACCTGAAAAAAATAAAATTATTTATATGCTGGAAGGGTTTAATGATCACTGGATAACAGCAGACAGGAATTTTGCTGCTTACACAAACCTAAATCCCGGCGAATATACATTTAGAGTAAAAGGTTCTAATGGTGATGGAATCTGGAATGATGAAGGAAAATCTATTCGGATAATTATTAATCCACCCTGGTGGAGAACTACCTCTGCTTATGTTGGATATTTCTTCTTGTTTGCCGGAGTAGTTTTTGGAATAGATAGAGTACAAAGAAGAAGAATATTAAGCAAAGAACGTAATGCTGCTGCAATTAAGGAAGCGAATCTTCGTGCGCAGATTGCAGAAACAGAAAATGCACGCAAGACAAAAGAATTGGAAGAAGCACGTCAGTTGCAGCTATCTATGCTTCCAAAAACACTTCCGCAATTACCGCATATTGATATAGCAGTCTATATGAAAACTGCAACAGAAGTTGGCGGAGATTATTATGATTTTAATGTTGGAATGGATGGAACATTAACTGTTGTAATCGGGGATGCAACCGGACACGGTATGAGAGCAGGAACAATGGTTACCTCTGCTAAATCTTTGTTCAACAGCTACGCTGCTAATCCTGATATAATTTTTACATTTCGTGAAATGACAAGATGCATTAAACAAATGCAGTTTCAGTCACTTGCTATGTCTATGACGATGTTGAAAATTAAAAACAATAGATTAATTATGTCTGCCGCGGGAATGCCTCCAGTTTATCTTTTCAGAAGTAAGCACAAAATAATTGAAGAACATTTAATGGAAGGAATGCCATTGGGAACAATGGAAAACTTTCCCTATGAATTAAAAGAAATGGAATTGTTTTCCGGAGATACAATTTTATTAATGAGCGATGGATTTCCCGAGTTACAGAATCAGCATAATGAAATGTTCGGTTATAAACGTGCAAAGAATTCATTTGAAGAGATTGCAGAAAAAGAACCAGAGCGTATTATAACTTATTTGAAAGAGGTTGGTTCAAGATGGACAAGTGAGAAAGACCCTGATGATGATGTTACGTTTGTTGTGATAAAGATTAAATAAGATTTTTAAATAGCCCCGACCTTTAGGTCGGGGAATATGTATTTCCTGAAATTAGGGCTTCGGCCCAATTTTCATAAGAATAACAAATTAGAAAACCGATGATAAAATTTTTTAGAAACATCCGTAAAAAACTGGCATCAGAAAATAAAGTGGCAGGCTATCTGCGTTATGCAATTGGTGAAATAGTTTTGGTAATGATTGGAATTCTGTTAGCGCTTCAGATTAACAATTGGAATGAAGCAAGAAAAGAAAGAAACAATGAAATAAAATATCTTAAAAATCTAAAATTAGATTTAAAAACTGATTTAGTTAATTTGGATTTAATGATAGTTGATCGGCGTAATAAAATGTCGTCAGCAAACACATTATTAGAACTTAAACCACCAGCTACGATGGAAGAATTAACAGTATTTGATTCATTACTATGGAATGTTTATGGATGGGCAAGTTTTACACCCAGGACAATTACAATAAATGAATTAATTAGTTCCGGTAATTTTAACATTATTAAAAACGATTCTATCAAGTCTTATCTGATGAGCATTAAAGAAATTAATGAAGTAATAGTAATTAGACGCGAACATATGAGGCGTGAATATGATAACTACTTGTATGATCGTACCTGGCCTATCCTTGAAATCAGACCTTTTTGGGATTTAGAAAAATCAATAAAGCAAAAAAAAAGAATTAATATCGAAATATCAGATGATAAAAGGCAACAAATAGCTTCTCAAGCAGCAATCTTCTTAAAAGATATGACTATCAGAAATGGTCTCAAATTAGCAGCAATGAATAACTTTGGTATTCTTAATAGATATGAATCACTTTATGCAGAAATTGAAAAACTTATAAAATTTATAGATGAAGACATAAATGAAAAACCGTGATAACATACTTGAAAAAGTAAAAACTGCAGTTGGTTTTTTAAAGAAAAATAAATGTCATTCTTAGCCTGTCGAAGGATGACATTCATAAAGAATCTGCCACACTTCGACAAGCTCAGTGTGACAGTTAAATAAGATTTTTAATTAATAAAAAAGATGTATTATGAAAGCAAAATCAATAAAAGGAAAATCCGCAGAAGACATAAAATCTGCTTTGGGTCAAAGTATGACCGATGGTTTTAAACCAACACTTGCAGTAGTGTTTTTATCTGTGAGCCAGGATAGAAAGGCAATTTGTAATTTGCTGGATTCAAATGGCATTGCAATATTTGGGGCAACCACAAGCGGTGAGTTCATAGATGAAGTTACTGAAAAAGGCACAGTGGTGATATTATTGCTCGATATCAAGAAGGATTATTTTCAAATTTTCTTTGACGAATATCCTGAAAAAAACTACAGGGAAACGACTCGGAGGATTGCTGAAGAAGCACGGACTAAATTCCCAAAACCTGCCTTCCTTATCTCCGGTTCTCACCTTGAAACGGATGCAGAGCAATTGCTTTTTGGATTTGAAGATGTGGTGGGCAAAGATGTTAATGTTTACGGCGGCATGGCTTCCGATGATTACACATTCACCGAGCAATTTGTATTTACCAATGGAAAGGAAAGCAGCCAGGGTATCGTAGCGCTTGCACTGGATGAAAATAATATCCTGATCAAAGGCAAAGCCACTTGCGGTTGGAAAGCTGTGGGTACTGAAAAAATAGTAACGAAAAGTGAAGGCAATCATGTTTATACGGTTGATGATATTCCTGTTTTGGATCTTACCGCAAAATATGGTGGGTTGGAAAATGTATCACCCGATAACGCCGGATTGATGCTCGAGATTGCTTCAAATCTGCCTTTGCAGTTGCAACGGGAAAAAGGTGATCCGGTTATGCGTCCAGGTCTCCTTGTTGACTGGAGCGACCATTCTTTTTATTGCAGTGGATCAGTCCCCCAGGGTTCTAAAGTCAGATTCTCCCTTCCACCCGATTTTAATGTGTTAGAAAAAGTGATTAAAGGAGTTGAAGAACTAAAACAAAATGAAATGCCCGAAGCAGATGCTCTTATCGTATTCAGTTGTGCCGGTAGAATTTTAGCTTTCGGTCCTATGATGAACCAGGAAATCGAAGGAATAAAAAAGGTTTGGAATGTTCCAATGGCTGGTATGTTTTCAAATGCAGAACTGGCAAGAGCCACCGGAGGTAACCTGGAGATGCATAACATTACCACCTGCTGTGTTGTATTAAAGGAAAAATAGAATGATTGTTTACAAAAATGATGAAGTTAAGCTAACTCATCCCCTTGCCCCTTCTCTTAAAAAGAGAAGGGGAGATTTGGAACCATTTAAAAGTCCCTCTCTTTTTAAGAGAGGGATTTAGGGTGAGTTCCTTTACAAAAAAAGTAATGAACCAACTAATATTTTATAAAGCCTAAAATGAATCAGAAGCTTCAAAAGATATTTGATGTAATTCAGCAAAACGAAAAGTTAAGTGAGGATGAAAAAAATCCGCTTCTGAAATCTTTAAAGGAAGTTGATAAAGAATTAGAAATAACTGCATTTAAACTTGAAAGAACAGAGAAGGTTAAAAAAACAACTGCCATTCTGCTGGAAGAAACAATTGAGGAACTTGAACAAAAGAGAAAAGCAGTGGAAGAACAAGGTAAGATAATTCAAGCAGATAATGACCGTAAAACAAAAGAGCTTGAAGAAGCTCGTCAACTTCAACTTTCAATGCTTCCAATAGAACTTCCTCAACTGCCTAATCTTGACATTGCAGTGTATATGAAAACTGCAACAGAGGTGGGTGGAGATTACTATGATTTTAATGTTGATCCTGATGGAACACTTACCTTTGCAATTGGTGATGCAACAGGACACGGAATGAAAGCCGGAATTATCGTATCAATGGTAAAAGCGTTATTCTCATCTGGTGAATCAAGCCCGGATATAAAAACATTTTTTAATCAAAGCAGTGATACTCTGAAAGGAATAGAGCTTGGGCGATTAATGATGGCGTTTATAATGCTAAAAATAAAATCAAACAAGCTTGAGTTTGCCAATGCAGGAATGCCGCCATTATACATTTACAGAAGACAATCAGAAGGGGTTGAAGAAATAATGATAAACGGAATGCCTCTCGGTGCAATGAAAAACTTTCCTTATGAAATAAAAGAATTAGAAATCTCTTCAGGCGATACAATATTATTGTTAAGTGATGGATTACCCGAATTGAAGAATGAAAAAAATGAACAGTATAGTTATGCAAGAGTAAAAGATGAATTTATGTCTGCAGCACAAAAAAATTCCAATGAAATAGTTGAACATTTAAAAAATTCAGCATCAGAATGGTCAAACGAAATAGAGCCGGATGATGATGTTACGTTTGTTGTAATAAAAGTTAAATAAATGATTTAAGAAAAAATAATTTTGAATAATTACTATGAACTCTAAAAAAGAAAAATTATTAAACGACACCTACTATAAATGGATTCAGAGCAGTTTGTACGATGTACCACTGGACGGCGTAAATGATTTTGTTGATGCTAAAATTATGGGATATGGTAGTGCCATCGATGAAAAAGCTCTTTCCATATCTGACTATCGTAAATTGATCAACAGACAAAGAGAACAGGCAGTTGGACTTGAAATGAATTTTGAAATCACACCTGTTTTCAGAAGTATATCAAACAAAGAAGACTCCGCAATTTTTGTTGATGAAATAAAAGTATCAATAATTCTTCAAGAGGGCAAGCAGGAACTCTTTTTAAGATTGACAACCATTTTAGAATACATTAATAGTAAATGGATAGTTGTTCATTGGCATGGCTCCATACCGACAGAAACATTGGCTGAAACCGATACTTGGCTTGTAAATGAATGGAAACGAAAAAACGAAGAACTTGAAAAACTTGTTGATGAAAAAACTATTGAGCTTGTTGTTAAGAACCGTGAACTTGAAATTGAAACCGCTCTGGAAAAAGTGCGCGCAGTTGCAATGAGTATGCACAAATCTGATGATCTGCTAAGTATTTGCGAAGTATCATTTAAAGAGTTTAAGAAACTTGGCTTCGATAATATCAGGAATGCTGTAATTCATATCCTCAATGATGAAAAAGTATTTTTTCTGGATTATGATTATTCAGACTATCTGGGCGGAAGTATAAATAGCATAAATTATAATTCACATCCGGTTGTTGAGAATTATTTAGAACAGATAAAAATATCTGATGACGCTTTTGCTGAGGTTGTTATTGAAGGTCAACAACTGGATAGCTGGAAAGACTTCCGGCGAAGTAGCGGGCAGCTTGATGATCCGACTTTGGATGGAATTCCAGCTCTCTTTTACTATCTCTACTCTATTGGAGTTGGTGATATCGGAATATCAACATTCAATCCTATAAATGAATCCCAGGTTGGAATTCTGAAAAGATTTAGAAACGTTTTTGATCTTGCGTATCGAAGATACACTGATATAACTAAAGCCGAAGCACAGGCAAGAGAAGCAAAGATTGAAGCATCGCTGGAAAAAGTAAGAGCTTCTGCTATGAGTATGCATAAATCAGATGATCTCTTGGACGTCTGTGAAATATTATACAAGGGACTTAACCAATTAGGCTTCGATGAGATGAGGAATACC contains these protein-coding regions:
- a CDS encoding FIST C-terminal domain-containing protein, producing MKAKSIKGKSAEDIKSALGQSMTDGFKPTLAVVFLSVSQDRKAICNLLDSNGIAIFGATTSGEFIDEVTEKGTVVILLLDIKKDYFQIFFDEYPEKNYRETTRRIAEEARTKFPKPAFLISGSHLETDAEQLLFGFEDVVGKDVNVYGGMASDDYTFTEQFVFTNGKESSQGIVALALDENNILIKGKATCGWKAVGTEKIVTKSEGNHVYTVDDIPVLDLTAKYGGLENVSPDNAGLMLEIASNLPLQLQREKGDPVMRPGLLVDWSDHSFYCSGSVPQGSKVRFSLPPDFNVLEKVIKGVEELKQNEMPEADALIVFSCAGRILAFGPMMNQEIEGIKKVWNVPMAGMFSNAELARATGGNLEMHNITTCCVVLKEK
- a CDS encoding SpoIIE family protein phosphatase; the encoded protein is MNQKLQKIFDVIQQNEKLSEDEKNPLLKSLKEVDKELEITAFKLERTEKVKKTTAILLEETIEELEQKRKAVEEQGKIIQADNDRKTKELEEARQLQLSMLPIELPQLPNLDIAVYMKTATEVGGDYYDFNVDPDGTLTFAIGDATGHGMKAGIIVSMVKALFSSGESSPDIKTFFNQSSDTLKGIELGRLMMAFIMLKIKSNKLEFANAGMPPLYIYRRQSEGVEEIMINGMPLGAMKNFPYEIKELEISSGDTILLLSDGLPELKNEKNEQYSYARVKDEFMSAAQKNSNEIVEHLKNSASEWSNEIEPDDDVTFVVIKVK